In one window of Arachis ipaensis cultivar K30076 chromosome B06, Araip1.1, whole genome shotgun sequence DNA:
- the LOC107646700 gene encoding putative nuclease HARBI1: MLCYTVHMLYLLKVMAKKVEKPIRDHIIGREEIRATLLQQLRETNRCHDIFRMGPHVFLELYAKLMATGHVKDTIHVTVEEQVARFLYIIAHNVKNRTISFFFHRSGETISHNFHAVLRAIISLEKEFLQQPSGTTIPSEILHSNRFYPYFKDCIGAIDGTHVRVKVPIVDQPRFRGRKEWPTQNVLAACGFDMRFTYALARWKGTAFDSKVLKSALSRNDRFKISRGKFYLGDAGFMPKHALITPYRRVRYHLKEFTGRELENAYELFNLRHSLLRNVIERSFGVLKKRFTIIAGGTESYCDVEVMVDIVLACIILHNFLMGVDPD, encoded by the exons ATGCTGTGTTATACTGTCCACATGTTATATTTACTGAAAGTGATGGCCAAGAAAGTTGAGAAACCCATAAGAGATCACATTATTGGGAGAGAAGAGATTCGAGCCACTTTGTTACAACAGTTGCGCGAAACTAATAGGTGTCATGATATTTTTCGAATGGGCCCACATGTCTTTCTAGAGTTATATGCAAAATTAATGGCAACCGGTCATGTGAAAGATACTATACATGTCACAGTTGAGGAGCAAGTAGCTAGATTCTTATACATTATAGCTCATAATGTTAAAAATAGAACAATTTCATTTTTCTTCCACCGGTCTGGAGAGACAATCAGTCATAATTTTCATGCTGTTCTAAGAGCTATAATCTCACTTGAAAAAGAGTTTCTTCAGCAACCTTCCGGAACAACCATTCCCTCAGAGATTCTTCATAGCAATAGATTTTATCCATATTTTAAG GACTGTATTGGAGCCATTGATGGAACACATGTTAGAGTCAAGGTTCCAATAGTTGATCAACCTAGATTTCGTGGTAGAAAAGAATGGCCAACTCAGAATGTACTTGCTGCGTGTGGCTTTGATATGAGATTCACATATGCTTTAGCAAGATGGAAAGGCACCGCATTTGACTCTAAAGTTCTTAAAAGTGCACTATCAAGGAATGATAGGTTCAAAATTTCAAGAG GAAAATTTTATCTTGGGGATGCTGGATTCATGCCTAAACATGCTCTAATAACTCCATATCGACGCGTAAGATACCATTTAAAGGAGTTTACTGGACGTGAacttgaaaatgcatatgaattaTTTAACCTCCGTCATTCTTTGTTACGAAATGTGATCGAACGATCCTTTGgagttttgaaaaaaagatttacAATTATAGCAGGTGGTACAGAATCATATTGTGATGTAGAGGTTATGGTTGACATTGTCCTAGCATGCATTATACTCCACAACTTTTTGATGGGTGTAGATCCTGACTAA